From Streptomyces sp. HUAS MG91, the proteins below share one genomic window:
- a CDS encoding SpoIIE family protein phosphatase translates to MNFTRWSARLPGTQRRAAARADHGVPQRGDGAVPPARAEHLPDDEQPSAQGPEGSAGAESAGGAGVDGLPVRAVLDRIPGLVALVHGPEHRVAYVNDAYVAAFGDRPPGAPAREALPELDELSLLPLLDQVLRSAKPRTVKSRKTSGGRSYTVTCTPLETAEGPGVLVFAADVTDHAEAAERLRTSERRQRETAVTLQRSLLPQELEEPDDLRIAATYQPGGTEAAVGGDWYDVITLGGGRTALVIGDVMGRGVRAAAVMGQLRTAVRAYARLDLPPHEVLQLLDGLATEIDPQQIATCVYAVHDPNEGRLVYASAGHLPILVRDENGTIHRGDEPTGPPLGTGGWLHASGSVPLGPGSTAVLYTDGLVERRDEDIDEGVAALENALAGATGTPQVICDRLIRAAGVTADHDDDVAVLVLQHPARKGTDGELFRNAALELLGGIEAAPRARAFASGVLTSWRFAPDLHDLGVLAASELVANSLQHGIPPMRLRLRRTDRRLIVEVTDGDDHLPRRRRAEPADETGRGIAIVATIASNWGSRRTPGGGKAVWCEFVLPDRP, encoded by the coding sequence GTGAACTTCACGCGCTGGAGCGCCCGACTTCCCGGAACGCAGCGCCGCGCCGCAGCGCGGGCCGACCACGGCGTACCCCAGCGGGGCGACGGCGCGGTGCCGCCCGCCCGCGCCGAGCACCTTCCCGACGACGAACAGCCGTCCGCGCAGGGCCCCGAGGGCTCCGCGGGCGCCGAGAGCGCGGGCGGCGCGGGGGTGGACGGGCTGCCGGTCCGTGCCGTCCTCGACCGCATCCCGGGCCTCGTCGCCCTCGTGCACGGACCGGAGCACCGCGTCGCGTACGTCAACGACGCCTATGTCGCCGCCTTCGGCGACCGCCCGCCCGGCGCACCGGCCCGCGAGGCCCTGCCCGAACTGGACGAGCTGAGCCTGCTCCCGCTCCTCGACCAGGTCCTGCGCAGCGCCAAGCCCCGTACGGTCAAGTCCCGCAAGACCTCCGGCGGCCGCTCCTACACGGTGACCTGCACCCCGCTGGAGACCGCCGAGGGCCCCGGCGTCCTGGTCTTCGCGGCCGACGTCACCGACCACGCCGAGGCCGCCGAGCGCCTGCGCACCAGCGAGCGCCGCCAGCGCGAGACCGCGGTGACCCTCCAGCGCTCCCTGCTGCCCCAGGAGCTGGAGGAGCCCGACGACCTGCGCATCGCCGCCACCTACCAGCCCGGCGGCACCGAGGCCGCGGTCGGCGGCGACTGGTACGACGTCATCACCCTCGGCGGCGGCCGCACCGCGCTCGTCATCGGCGACGTGATGGGCCGCGGCGTGCGCGCGGCGGCGGTGATGGGCCAGCTCCGCACGGCCGTGCGGGCCTACGCGCGCCTGGACCTGCCGCCGCACGAGGTACTGCAACTCCTGGACGGGCTGGCTACGGAGATCGACCCGCAGCAGATCGCCACCTGCGTCTACGCCGTCCACGACCCGAACGAGGGCCGGCTCGTCTACGCGTCGGCGGGCCATCTCCCCATCCTCGTACGGGACGAGAACGGCACGATCCACCGCGGCGACGAGCCGACCGGCCCGCCGCTGGGCACCGGCGGCTGGCTGCACGCGTCCGGCTCGGTGCCGCTCGGCCCCGGCTCGACCGCGGTCCTCTACACCGACGGCCTGGTCGAGCGCAGGGACGAGGACATCGACGAGGGCGTGGCCGCGCTGGAGAACGCGCTGGCCGGCGCGACGGGCACCCCGCAGGTGATCTGCGACCGGCTGATCCGCGCCGCGGGCGTCACCGCCGACCACGACGACGACGTGGCGGTCCTGGTCCTCCAGCACCCGGCCCGCAAGGGCACCGACGGCGAGCTGTTCCGCAACGCCGCGCTCGAACTCCTCGGCGGCATCGAGGCCGCCCCGCGCGCGCGTGCCTTCGCGTCCGGCGTCCTGACCAGCTGGCGCTTCGCCCCCGACCTGCACGACCTGGGCGTCCTGGCGGCCAGCGAGCTCGTGGCGAACTCGCTCCAGCACGGCATCCCGCCGATGCGCCTGCGGCTGCGCCGCACCGACCGCCGCCTGATCGTCGAGGTCACCGACGGCGACGACCACCTCCCGCGCCGCCGTCGCGCGGAACCGGCGGACGAGACGGGCCGCGGCATCGCCATCGTCGCCACCATCGCCTCGAACTGGGGCTCGCGCCGCACACCGGGCGGCGGAAAGGCGGTGTGGTGCGAGTTCGTGCTGCCGGACAGACCGTAG